A window of the Tripterygium wilfordii isolate XIE 37 chromosome 12, ASM1340144v1, whole genome shotgun sequence genome harbors these coding sequences:
- the LOC120010865 gene encoding protein DETOXIFICATION 41-like isoform X1, which produces MASAVQTVCGQAYGAKNYAATGIICQRAIVLHLGAAIIRTFLYWYSGSVLKTIGQSEEIAKQGQIYARGLIPQIYAFPIVCPMQRFLQAQNIVNPLALMFLGVLIIHSFITWLVVYNFDCGLLEAALTLSLAWWLLVICYGLYILLSPSCKETWTGLSIKAFKGLWPYFKLTAASAVMLCLEIWYVQVLVLISGLFPNPTIALDSLSICINYWTWDMEFMLGLSAAASVRVSNELGAGHPRVAKLSVIVVTANSLIISIILSAIVGIFKVGLSKLFTSDAQVIAAVSKLTPLLAISVFLNGIQPILSGVAIGSGWQALVAWVNLTTYYIIGLPIGCALGFKANLGATGIWWGMLIGVFIQTVTLLVITVRKNRNAEVAKAVERLKNYADIGRDSEFGLLITSG; this is translated from the exons ATGGCAAGTGCAGTTCAAACAGTGTGTGGGCAAGCCTATGGAGCCAAAAACTATGCAGCAACAGGAATAATATGTCAAAGGGCTATAGTCCTACACTTGGGAGCAGCAATTATCCGAACATTCCTATATTGGTATTCAGGGTCAGTCCTGAAAACAATAGGACAATCAGAGGAGATAGCCAAACAGGGCCAAATCTATGCGAGAGGCTTAATCCCTCAAATATATGCTTTCCCTATAGTATGTCCTATGCAGAGGTTTCTCCAAGCACAGAACATAGTCAACCCTCTTGCCTTGATGTTCCTTGGAGTACTGATTATACACAGTTTCATCACATGGCTTGTTGTCTACAATTTCGACTGTGGACTCCTTGAAGCAGCTCTCACACTTAGTTTGGCTTGGTGGCTTCTTGTCATCTGCTATGGGCTCTACATTCTTCTAAGCCCATCTTGTAAGGAAACCTGGACTGGCCTTTCTATTAAGGCCTTTAAAGGCCTCTGGCCTTATTTCAAGCTCACTGCTGCTTCTGCTGTCATGCTTTG TTTGGAGATATGGTACGTCCAAGTACTGGTTCTGATTTCAGGCCTTTTTCCAAACCCTACTATCGCTTTAGATTCACTCTCCATCTG cataaATTACTGGACTTGGGACATGGAATTCATGTTGGGGTTAAGTGCAGCAGCCAG tgtacGCGTGAGTAATGAGCTTGGGGCAGGTCATCCAAGAGTGGCAAAATTGTCAGTGATAGTAGTGACTGCAAATAGCTTAATCATCAGTATAATTCTGAGTGCAATCGTTGGCATATTCAAAGTTGGACTGAGCAAACTATTCACAAGTGATGCACAAGTCATAGCTGCAGTTTCCAAACTCACTCCATTGCTTGCCATTTCTGTTTTCTTGAATGGCATTCAACCCATTCTCTCAG GTGTTGCAATTGGTAGTGGGTGGCAAGCACTAGTGGCTTGGGTTAATCTAACTACATACTACATTATTGGTCTCCCAATTGGATGCGCGCTTGGCTTCAAAGCTAATCTAGGAGCCACA GGGATATGGTGGGGAATGCTAATTGGAGTTTTTATCCAAACAGTAACTTTGCTAGTCATCACTGTCAGAAAAAATAGGAATGCCGAA GTTGCAAAAGCTGTTGAGCGCTTGAAGAATTATGCTGACATTGGAAGAGACTCTGAATTTGGCCTATTAATTACTAGTGGCTAG
- the LOC120010865 gene encoding protein DETOXIFICATION 41-like isoform X2 encodes MASAVQTVCGQAYGAKNYAATGIICQRAIVLHLGAAIIRTFLYWYSGSVLKTIGQSEEIAKQGQIYARGLIPQIYAFPIVCPMQRFLQAQNIVNPLALMFLGVLIIHSFITWLVVYNFDCGLLEAALTLSLAWWLLVICYGLYILLSPSCKETWTGLSIKAFKGLWPYFKLTAASAVMLCLEIWYVQVLVLISGLFPNPTIALDSLSICINYWTWDMEFMLGLSAAASVRVSNELGAGHPRVAKLSVIVVTANSLIISIILSAIVGIFKVGLSKLFTSDAQVIAAVSKLTPLLAISVFLNGIQPILSGVAIGSGWQALVAWVNLTTYYIIGLPIGCALGFKANLGATWAGDMVGNANWSFYPNSNFASHHCQKK; translated from the exons ATGGCAAGTGCAGTTCAAACAGTGTGTGGGCAAGCCTATGGAGCCAAAAACTATGCAGCAACAGGAATAATATGTCAAAGGGCTATAGTCCTACACTTGGGAGCAGCAATTATCCGAACATTCCTATATTGGTATTCAGGGTCAGTCCTGAAAACAATAGGACAATCAGAGGAGATAGCCAAACAGGGCCAAATCTATGCGAGAGGCTTAATCCCTCAAATATATGCTTTCCCTATAGTATGTCCTATGCAGAGGTTTCTCCAAGCACAGAACATAGTCAACCCTCTTGCCTTGATGTTCCTTGGAGTACTGATTATACACAGTTTCATCACATGGCTTGTTGTCTACAATTTCGACTGTGGACTCCTTGAAGCAGCTCTCACACTTAGTTTGGCTTGGTGGCTTCTTGTCATCTGCTATGGGCTCTACATTCTTCTAAGCCCATCTTGTAAGGAAACCTGGACTGGCCTTTCTATTAAGGCCTTTAAAGGCCTCTGGCCTTATTTCAAGCTCACTGCTGCTTCTGCTGTCATGCTTTG TTTGGAGATATGGTACGTCCAAGTACTGGTTCTGATTTCAGGCCTTTTTCCAAACCCTACTATCGCTTTAGATTCACTCTCCATCTG cataaATTACTGGACTTGGGACATGGAATTCATGTTGGGGTTAAGTGCAGCAGCCAG tgtacGCGTGAGTAATGAGCTTGGGGCAGGTCATCCAAGAGTGGCAAAATTGTCAGTGATAGTAGTGACTGCAAATAGCTTAATCATCAGTATAATTCTGAGTGCAATCGTTGGCATATTCAAAGTTGGACTGAGCAAACTATTCACAAGTGATGCACAAGTCATAGCTGCAGTTTCCAAACTCACTCCATTGCTTGCCATTTCTGTTTTCTTGAATGGCATTCAACCCATTCTCTCAG GTGTTGCAATTGGTAGTGGGTGGCAAGCACTAGTGGCTTGGGTTAATCTAACTACATACTACATTATTGGTCTCCCAATTGGATGCGCGCTTGGCTTCAAAGCTAATCTAGGAGCCACA TGGGCAGGGGATATGGTGGGGAATGCTAATTGGAGTTTTTATCCAAACAGTAACTTTGCTAGTCATCACTGTCAGAAAAAATAG
- the LOC120010865 gene encoding protein DETOXIFICATION 41-like isoform X3, translating into MASAVQTVCGQAYGAKNYAATGIICQRAIVLHLGAAIIRTFLYWYSGSVLKTIGQSEEIAKQGQIYARGLIPQIYAFPIVCPMQRFLQAQNIVNPLALMFLGVLIIHSFITWLVVYNFDCGLLEAALTLSLAWWLLVICYGLYILLSPSCKETWTGLSIKAFKGLWPYFKLTAASAVMLCLEIWYVQVLVLISGLFPNPTIALDSLSICINYWTWDMEFMLGLSAAASVRVSNELGAGHPRVAKLSVIVVTANSLIISIILSAIVGIFKVGLSKLFTSDAQVIAAVSKLTPLLAISVFLNGIQPILSGVAIGSGWQALVAWVNLTTYYIIGLPIGCALGFKANLGATVAKAVERLKNYADIGRDSEFGLLITSG; encoded by the exons ATGGCAAGTGCAGTTCAAACAGTGTGTGGGCAAGCCTATGGAGCCAAAAACTATGCAGCAACAGGAATAATATGTCAAAGGGCTATAGTCCTACACTTGGGAGCAGCAATTATCCGAACATTCCTATATTGGTATTCAGGGTCAGTCCTGAAAACAATAGGACAATCAGAGGAGATAGCCAAACAGGGCCAAATCTATGCGAGAGGCTTAATCCCTCAAATATATGCTTTCCCTATAGTATGTCCTATGCAGAGGTTTCTCCAAGCACAGAACATAGTCAACCCTCTTGCCTTGATGTTCCTTGGAGTACTGATTATACACAGTTTCATCACATGGCTTGTTGTCTACAATTTCGACTGTGGACTCCTTGAAGCAGCTCTCACACTTAGTTTGGCTTGGTGGCTTCTTGTCATCTGCTATGGGCTCTACATTCTTCTAAGCCCATCTTGTAAGGAAACCTGGACTGGCCTTTCTATTAAGGCCTTTAAAGGCCTCTGGCCTTATTTCAAGCTCACTGCTGCTTCTGCTGTCATGCTTTG TTTGGAGATATGGTACGTCCAAGTACTGGTTCTGATTTCAGGCCTTTTTCCAAACCCTACTATCGCTTTAGATTCACTCTCCATCTG cataaATTACTGGACTTGGGACATGGAATTCATGTTGGGGTTAAGTGCAGCAGCCAG tgtacGCGTGAGTAATGAGCTTGGGGCAGGTCATCCAAGAGTGGCAAAATTGTCAGTGATAGTAGTGACTGCAAATAGCTTAATCATCAGTATAATTCTGAGTGCAATCGTTGGCATATTCAAAGTTGGACTGAGCAAACTATTCACAAGTGATGCACAAGTCATAGCTGCAGTTTCCAAACTCACTCCATTGCTTGCCATTTCTGTTTTCTTGAATGGCATTCAACCCATTCTCTCAG GTGTTGCAATTGGTAGTGGGTGGCAAGCACTAGTGGCTTGGGTTAATCTAACTACATACTACATTATTGGTCTCCCAATTGGATGCGCGCTTGGCTTCAAAGCTAATCTAGGAGCCACA GTTGCAAAAGCTGTTGAGCGCTTGAAGAATTATGCTGACATTGGAAGAGACTCTGAATTTGGCCTATTAATTACTAGTGGCTAG
- the LOC120010866 gene encoding porphobilinogen deaminase, chloroplastic-like has protein sequence MEILSSPFTSHASTLRSPFPVNFFRTGFVFSLPRLKTQASPSRKRGLAFTKASVAVEQQTMKSKVAIIRIGTRGSPLALAQAYETRDKLIATHSELAEEGAIQIVVIKTTGDKILSQPLADIGGKGLFTKEIDEALINGDIDIAVHSMKDVPTYLPEKTILPCNLEREDVRDAFISLSAVSLAELPAGSIVGTASLRRKSQILHRFPSLSVVENFRGNVQTRLRKLNEGVVQATLLALAGLKRLNMTKNVTSILSIDEMLPAVAQGAIGIACRTNDSKMADCIASLNHNDTRLAVACERAFLETLDGSCRTPIAGYACKHEGGTCIFRGLVASPDGTSVLETSREGPYALEDMILMGKDAGKELLSRAGPGFFGC, from the exons ATGGAGATTTTATCTTCTCCCTTTACAAGCCACGCTTCTACATTGCGTTCTCCTTTCCCAGTCAACTTTttccgaaccgggtttgtgttTTCTCTTCCGCGCTTAAAGACCCAAGCTTCTCCCAGCAGGAAACGGGGGTTAGCTTTCACAAAGGCCTCTGTAGCTGTCGAACAGCAGACCATGAAATCCAAAGTTGCTATCATCAGAATTGGCACTCGAGGAAG CCCACTAGCGCTAGCTCAGGCTTATGAGACGCGGGATAAGCTCATTGCTACACATTCAGAGTTAGCCGAAGAGGGGGCAATTCAAATTGTGGTAATAAAGACTACAGGAGATAAGATCTTGTCTCAACCTCTGGCAGATATTGGTGGGAAGGGCCTATTCACTAAAGAAATTGATGAGGCACTGATCAATGGCGATATTGACATTGCAGTCCATTCTATGAAAGATGTTCCTACTTATTTACCTGAAAAAACAATTTTACCTTGCAATCTTGAGCGCGAGGACGTCCGTGATGCCTTTATTTCCTTGAGTGCCGTTTCTCTTGCTGAGCTTCCTGCTGGCAGCATTGTTGGGACAGCTTCACTCAGGAGAAAGTCACAAATACTTCATAGATTTCCATCACTTAGT GTGGTGGAGAACTTTCGGGGCAATGTCCAGACACGGTTGAGAAAACTCAATGAAGGTGTTGTCCAAGCGACGTTGTTGGCATTAGCTGGACTAAAGCGCCTAAACATGACGAAGAATGTGACGTCCATTCTATCGATTGATGAGATGCTTCCAGCTGTTGCCCAAGGGGCAATTGGAATTGCCTGTAGAACCAATGACAGTAAAATG GCTGATTGCATAGCTTCATTGAATCATAATGACACAAGATTAGCGGTTGCCTGCGAGAGGGCTTTCCTTGAGACCTTGGATGGGTCTTGTCGCACTCCTATTGCTGGATATGCTTGCAAACATGAGGGTGGGACTTGTATATTCAGAGGGTTGGTCGCGTCCCCTGATGGGACCAGCG TCCTTGAAACTTCTAGAGAAGGCCCTTATGCTCTTGAAGACATGATTTTGATGGGAAAGGATGCTGGAAAGGAACTTCTTTCAAGGGCAGGTCCTGGTTTCTTTGGTTGTTAG
- the LOC120011171 gene encoding uncharacterized protein LOC120011171, whose product MTTYTTGPKAPNSRKSSTHFLKPYFPSSQRSLIMVSSEGSKSGGQITQKFRKWKRQAREVGDNMVDSVEVGAGKRKEAAGNDVHVKRAKLDEVQDDCTVQRINPHMVFLVETRVSVGKMERIARKLGFAGCLATGCVDGNVGLALLWRGGASVHLLSFSKNHIDGQVVCEGLDHQWCITGFYGNPVQSQRCHSWSLLRHLKGCSDLPWLVLGDFNEILDSAEKLGGRARGVHAMRDFQSCLEACCLEDLGYVGGKYTWCNNRREGVIFERLDRAVVDGNWRSLFPSAIVNHDVATVSDHIPIVVDCLPYDVGGRTNKRFRFEEMWTRHEGLEVVVKQGWEGGRGDAVDKIVGLSFDLTSWDRSVFGSVNRRLKIKHRRLGWLQQQQSSEEIREEINYLKSEINELLGREELMWRQRSRVEWLQQGDQNTKFFHRKASQRHKKNRIEGIEDVSGDWIQQEGHVNAIIVNFFETLFMSDSPPDCGPALMGIPEVISQQMNEVLVRSPDEDEVKKALFEMHPTKAPGPDGMPPLFFQKYWEMVKLDVVNLVQGFFRSGQMKEHVNDTHICLIPKVHNPKRVADFRPISLCNVLYKVISKVLANRLKPLMPLLVSSSQSAFVKGRLISDNILIAYEVMHYLKTRCSGQNSYIALKLDMTKAYDRVEWGFLLSVMRAMGFNDKWVGLIMECVRTVHYSVIVNGSSCGSWIPGRGLRQGDPLSPYLFVICAEALSRMLVVAHNNQLVHGVRVARGAPSITHLFFADDSLLFCRANKDECRRLLEVIHGYEKFSGQLVNIQKSNAFFSRNTSTQAAGEILRILSVSEAKLHDRYLGLPAMIGRSKREVFSYIRDRITKRLNGWNEKMLSRGGKEIMIKSVLQAIPSYAMSCFKLPRSITQWIMKKMAGFWWGSTEGHNKIHWASWDLLTKSKRNGGLGFRDLECFNDALLGKNIWRMLKFPNSLVARVFKSRYFPNCDVLQAGLGTNPSFTWRSLWQAIGLVKRGVRWRIGSGLGLQIGVDPWLPTPHNFKPFSPMSAVVHGASVASLIVDGPRQWNVELVRSIFLPFEADTILSIPLTRERSMDVIMWHWESGGHYSVKSAYHQALIWKLQNCPTTSSSYGDRVGLKWHKLWSIQVPSKIKHLLWSMINNALPTNSNLCKRHVSSFAGCLGCGATLEDAEHVFRRCNYASQIWLLLSSGLFMKLGRDLNLYDWVEAVLNSCSSSELILFATTIWVLWFERNSLLHEGRRTGQDFFMQKVYRFSTEFEACSGQPRKVMQRNEGINSAWSGPGPGMIKLNIDGAVFLENDAIGVGAILRDQHGSPLLCFSENVAGRVDPTFAELLAVNRTLTCIEERGYHDFILELDSSNIVQALGSDDWLDSRMGHFVSDTKAIMARLGVIKCQHVCRSGNEVAHTLARMAKFRHGSSIWVAFCPMEIVPLVRKDISFLCNVSDS is encoded by the exons ATGACCACATATACTACTGGCCCAAAGGCCCCAAACAGCAGAAAATCATCAACGCATTTTCTAAAACCTTATTTTCCATCAAGCCAGCGAAGCCTTATAATGGTATCCTCAGAAGGGAGTAAATCAGGAGGGCAGATTACTCAGAAGTTCAGGAAATGGAAAAGACAAGCCAGGGAGGTGGGAGATAATATGGTAGATTCAGTGGAGGTTGGTGCGGGGAAGCGAAAGGAGGCTGCTGGGAATGATGTTCATGTAAAAAGGGCTAAGCTAGATGAGGTTCAAGACGATTGCACAG TTCAGCGAATAAATCCCCATATGGTGTTTCTAGTAGAGACACGAGTGTCTGTTGGAAAGATGGAACGTATTGCTCGTAAGTTAGGATTTGCTGGTTGCCTGGCTACTGGGTGTGTGGATGGAAATGTTGGCTtggctcttttatggagaggaGGGGCTTCTGTGCATCTTTTAAGCTTCTCCAAAAACCATATTGATGGGCAAGTGGTTTGTGAGGGGTTGGATCACCAATGGTGTATTACTGGGTTTTATGGAAACCCAGTCCAATCTCAGAGGTGTCATTCATGGAGTTTGTTGCGTCATTTGAAGGGTTGCTCTGATTTACCTTGGCTGGTGTTAGGAGATTTCAATGAGATTCTAGATTCTGCTGAAAAATTGGGGGGTCGAGCTCGGGGTGTTCATGCTATGAGGGATTTTCAGTCTTGTTTAGAGGCTTGTTGTCTGGAGGATCTAGGTTATGTGGGAGGGAAATATACTTGGTGCAATAATCGTAGAGAGGGTGTGATTTTTGAACGTTTAGATCGTGCTGTGGTGGATGGTAATTGGAGGTCTTTATTCCCAAGTGCAATTGTTAATCATGATGTTGCTACTGTCTCTGACCACATTCCAATTGTGGTGGACTGTTTGCCTTATGATGTGGGAGGGCGTACTAATAAGAGATTTCGGTTTGAGGAAATGTGGACCCGTCATGAGGGGCTGGAAGTGGTAGTCAAGCAAGGTTGGGAAGGGGGGAGAGGTGATGCTGTTGACAAGATTGTTGGGTTGTCTTTTGACTTAACGTCTTGGGATAGGTCGGTGTTTGGTAGTGTTAACAGAAGGCTCAAGATTAAGCATAGGCGTCTTGGTTGGTTACAACAACAACAGTCTAGTGAGGAGATTAGGGAGGAGATTAACTACTTGAAGTCTGAGATTAATGAGTTATTGGGGCGAGAGGAGCTAATGTGGAGACAAAGATCCCGTGTTGAGTGGCTTCAACAAGGTGaccaaaatacaaaattttttcaCAGAAAAGCTAGCCAAAGGCATAAAAAGAATCGTATTGAAGGCATTGAAGATGTTTCAGGTGATTGGATTCAACAAGAGGGGCACGTGAATGCTATTATTGTTAACTTTTTTGAGACACTTTTTATGTCCGATAGCCCTCCCGATTGTGGGCCTGCTCTTATGGGTATTCCTGAAGTGATATCTCAACAAATGAATGAAGTTTTGGTGAGGAGTCCGGATGAAGATGAGGTTAAGAAAGCACTGTTTGAAATGCATCCTACTAAAGCCCCGGGTCCTGACGGCATGCCTCCTTTATTTTTCCAGAAGTATTGGGAGATGGTGAAGTTGGATGTTGTCAATTTGGTACAAGGGTTTTTTCGGTCTGGGCAAATGAAAGAACATGTCAATGATACTCATATTTGCCTTATCCCCAAAGTGCATAATCCAAAGCGGGTTGCTGATTTTCGGCCGATTAGTTTATGTAATGTTTTGTATAAAGTGATCTCAAAGGTTCTAGCTAACAGATTGAAGCCCCTTATGCCTTTGTTAGTTTCATCCTCACAAAGTGCTTTTGTAAAAGGGCGTCTTATTTCGGATAATATTCTGATTGCGTATGAGGTTATGCATTACCTTAAGACTCGTTGTTCTGGGCAGAATTCTTATATCGCCTTAAAATTGGATATGACAAAAGCGTATGACCGAGTGGAATGGGGTTTTTTGTTGTCCGTGATGCGTGCTATGGGCTTTAATGACAAATGGGTTGGATTGATTATGGAATGTGTTCGGACGGTTCATTACTCAGTTATTGTGAATGGTTCGTCCTGCGGCTCTTGGATTCCAGGGAGAGGTTTACGGCAAGGTGATCCCCTCTCGCCTTATCTTTTTGTTATTTGTGCTGAAGCATTGTCTAGAATGTTGGTGGTGGCTCACAATAATCAGTTGGTGCATGGGGTGCGAGTTGCGAGGGGGGCACCAAGTATTACACACCTCTTTTTTGCTGATGATAGCCTTTTATTTTGTCGAGCAAATAAAGATGAATGCAGGAGGCTGCTAGAGGTAATTCATGGGTATGAGAAATTTTCAGGTCAGTTGGTTAATATACAAAAATCCAATGCTTTCTTCAGTAGAAATACTTCCACTCAGGCTGCTGGTGAAATTTTGCGTATCCTTAGTGTTTCGGAGGCAAAGTTGCATGATCGTTATTTAGGTTTGCCGGCGATGATTGGTCGTTCAAAGAGGGAGGTTTTTTCGTATATCAGAGACCGAATTACTAAGCGCTTAAATGGCTGGAATGAAAAAATGCTTTCTCGAGGTGGAAAGGAAATTATGATTAAGTCAGTCTTACAAGCCATTCCTTCCTATGCTATGTCTTGCTTCAAACTTCCAAGATCGATTACACAATGGATCATGAAGAAGATGGCGGGTTTTTGGTGGGGGTCCACGGAAGGTCATAATAAAATTCATTGGGCTAGTTGGGATCTTTTGACTAAATCGAAGAGAAATGGAGGGTTGGGGTTTAGAGACTTGGAGTGCTTTAATGATGCCTTGTTAGGTAAGAATATTTGGAGAATGCTAAAGTTCCCTAACTCGCTTGTTGCTCGGGTCTTCAAGTCGCGTTATTTCCCAAATTGTGATGTTCTTCAAGCTGGTCTTGGTACTAATCCTTCTTTCACTTGGAGGAGTTTATGGCAAGCAATTGGGTTGGTAAAAAGAGGAGTACGGTGGAGGATTGGGAGTGGCCTTGGATTGCAAATTGGGGTGGACCCGTGGCTCCCCACACCACACAATTTCAAACCTTTCTCTCCTATGTCTGCTGTGGTCCATGGTGCAAGTGTGGCCTCTTTGATAGTGGACGGACCCCGGCAATGGAATGTAGAGCTAGTGCGTTCtatttttttgccttttgaagCAGACACCATATTATCAATCCCTTTAACTCGTGAAAGATCGATGGATGTAATCATGTGGCATTGGGAGTCCGGGGGTCATTATTCAGTGAAGAGTGCTTATCATCAAGCTTTGATTTGGAAGCTACAAAATTGCCCAACAACCTCTTCCTCGTATGGTGATAGGGTGggtctcaaatggcacaaatTGTGGTCAATTCAGGTTCCTTCTAAGATCAAGCATTTGTTATGGTCAATGATAAATAATGCTCTCCCCACAAACTCGAATCTGTGCAAACGCCATGTTTCTAGTTTTGCAGGCTGTTTGGGGTGTGGTGCTACTTTGGAAGATGCAGAACATGTGTTTAGGAGGTGCAATTATGCTTCCCAGATCTGGTTACTTCTTTCGTCTGGTCTCTTCATGAAGTTGGGGAGGGATTTGAACCTATATGATTGGGTGGAGGCTGTTCTGAATTCATGTTCATCTTCAGAGTTAATTCTTTTTGCCACCACAATTTGGGTTCTTTGGTTTGAGAGGAATAGCTTGCTGCATGAGGGGAGACGCACGGGGCAAGATTTTTTTATGCAAAAAGTGTACAGATTTTCGACTGAGTTTGAGGCTTGCAGTGGTCAGCCTAGGAAAGTTATGCAGCGTAATGAAGGGATCAATAGTGCTTGGTCTGGCCCAGGTCCAGGTATGATCAAACTAAACATTGATGGAGCTGTTTTTTTGGAGAATGATGCTATTGGAGTAGGTGCTATTTTGAGAGACCAGCATGGGAGTCCATTATTATGCTTTTCTGAGAATGTTGCTGGACGAGTTGATCCCACCTTTGCAGAATTGCTGGCTGTTAATCGAACCCTTACCTGCATTGAAGAGAGGGGCTACCATGATTTTATCCTAGAGTTGGATTCGTCCAATATTGTTCAGGCTTTAGGTTCTGATGACTGGTTGGACTCTCGTATGGGTCATTTTGTGAGCGACACCAAGGCTATTATGGCTAGACTTGGGGTTATCAAGTGTCAACATGTTTGTCGATCGGGTAATGAAGTTGCGCATACATTAGCAAGAATGGCTAAGTTTAGACATGGGAGTTCCATCTGGGTTGCTTTCTGCCCAATGGAAATTGTTCCCCTTGTTAGGAAGGATATTTCTTTCCTGTGTAATGTTTCTGATTCTTAA
- the LOC120010867 gene encoding eIF-2-alpha kinase GCN2-like: MDPIREEMALKYFRQIVEGLQFLHSKGIIHRDLSRGNILFDAQDDVKIGDFGLATFLDNNPTGSPLKAGTLLYKAPEADKGTTDKVDMYSAGVLLFELLYHFTTETERQAAIGKLKKAPEEEKLPQDWQYPAYTDLLFKLVKEEPTERPSATEVLQQLSPR, encoded by the exons atggatcCAATTAGGGAAGAAATGGCGCTGAAATACTTTCGTCAAATCGTTGAAGGTTTACAATTCCTTCACTCCAAAGGTATAATTCATCGAGACCTCTCGAGGGGCAATATATTGTTTGATGCTCAGGATGATGTGAAGATTGGCGATTTTGGTTTGG CAACATTTCTGGATAACAATCCAACTGGTTCTCCACTCAAGGCGGGTACTTTGCTGTATAAGGCACCCGAGGCGGATAAGGGAACAACCGATAAAGTTGACATGTACAGTGCAGGTGTTTTGCTTTTTGAGTTGCTATATCATTTCACCACTGAAACTGAGAGGCAAGCTGCTATAGGGAAGCTGAAAAAAGCACCCGAAGAGGAAAAGTTACCTCAAGATTGGCAGTACCCAGCATATACTGATTTGTTGTTCAAGTTGGTCAAGGAAGAACCAACTGAGCGTCCCTCCGCTACTGAGGTTTTACAACAACTTTCTCCAAG GTAG
- the LOC120011172 gene encoding probable serine/threonine-protein kinase DDB_G0283065 yields MDIAAPSEKFASTSSRYHRDYIELESLGEGGFAHVFKCTNLVDDQMYAVKKIFFNYDIGNKLREAHILCSMEHDRIVRHIDSWIEVGFVDKEDDKSKKEDDDSKKKHKSGSDDDFGGSSP; encoded by the exons ATGGACATTGCTGCTCCTTCAGAAAAG TTTGCTTCCACATCTTCACGATATCATAGGGACTATATCGAGCTGGAATCGCTTG GTGAGGGTGGTTTCGCACATGTTTTTAAATGCACAAATCTTGTGGACGATCAAATGTATGCCGTGAAGAAGATATTTTTCAATTATGATATTGGAAACAAGTTGAG GGAAGCTCATATACTGTGCTCTATGGAACATGATAGGATAGTCAGACATATAGAT TCATGGATTGAAGTTGGGTTTGTAGATAAAGAGGATGATAAATCgaaaaaagaagatgatgattcGAAAAAGAAACATAAGAGTGGAAGTGATGATGATTTTGGTGGCTCCT Caccctga
- the LOC120011173 gene encoding glycerophosphodiester phosphodiesterase GDPD4-like, translating into MFLQMQLRKCAWLNYPPLVCAHGRDSTNAFPNTVSFGQARTMLLRMERQRREEELKNRCTKKGQEAEQATLNRATSPQTGAQQTGGSLKSMKDKSGQADREEKEGSALKTAGPEGEITAVWRVILDAKVGPPSHEKGLAKDILSVFSTSHCTRTCTDVFQFQSLDHPLLLAALHFIWVKLLQISFQSKAVGYIVMLDPSTGTRSNLLRIKGARVVGVYRPLIDEKLVKILHGRNKKVYAWTVDDADSMQRMLFERVDGVVTSNPTLFQHTMQDVRRQCLDEGFLWHDDSDM; encoded by the exons atgtttttgcagATGCAATTAAGGAAGTGTGCTTGGTTGAATTATCCTCCACTTGTATGCGCTCATGGTCGTGATTCAACCAATGCATTCCCCAACACAGTAT CTTTTGGTCAAGCACGGACTATGCTTTTAAGGATGGAACGGCAACGTCGAGAAGAAGAGCTGAAGAACCGATGTACCAAGAAAGGGCAAGAGGCGGAGCAAGCAACATTAAACAGG GCTACCAGCCCTCAAACTGGTGCCCAGCAAACTGGAGGAAGCTTGAAATCGATGAAGGATAAATCTGGTCAGGCAGacagagaagaaaaggagggcTCTGCTTTGAAGACTGCTGGTCCTGAAGGAGAGATAACGGCAG TTTGGCGGGTGATTCTGGATGCAAAGGTTGGACCTCCTTCACATGAAAAGGGGCTTGCCAAGGATATTCTTTCTGTT TTCTCAACTTCTCATT GCACTAG AACTTGTACTGATGTCTTCCAGTTTCAGAGTCTGGATCATCCATTACTGTTG GCAGCACTGCATTTTATTTGGGTGAAATTGCTCCAAATTTCCTTCCAATCTAAAGCT GTAGGCTATATTGTTATGTTGGATCCTTCTACCGGCACGAGGAGCAACTTGTTGAGAATTAAAGGAGCTAGAGTCGTCGGTGTTTACCGTCCATTAATTGATGAAAAGCTTGTGAAGATTCTGCATGG GAGGAATAAGAAGGTATATGCCTGGACTGTTGATGATGCTGATTCTATGCAGAGAATGTTGTTTGAGCGTGTAGATGGTGTTGTGACAAGCAACCCAACTCTCTTTCAACACACAATGCAAGATGTCAGAAGGCAGTGCCTTGATGAGGGTTTTCTTTGGCATGATGACTCTGACATGTGA